One part of the Glycine soja cultivar W05 chromosome 11, ASM419377v2, whole genome shotgun sequence genome encodes these proteins:
- the LOC114375012 gene encoding uncharacterized protein LOC114375012 isoform X1, giving the protein MVVVVPLDCLSFQHCLRNRTTHLPLSSRFTTTTTTSLCFHSPIIQAKLPFFTNSDSFQVGRPIGTYGFINVTSYSAFPSGPGTDYSLEDLGGLKTQDVGEGNVKIRLYEGRVSRGPLTGTPVTFKVYPGRRAGGVVADALAANELNTHLFLQSSSKGIGQNLVLLVGGFETTTGEQWLAFRDDGKYNAADYAKLASERVSRDREGSSWNPFEQGLTTKRRQNFIIKMLQGVMKGLAYLHDHDRLHQSLGPFSVVLNTISEREGSYLIPRLRDLAFSVNVRYTELDDSGQLVEGLWRRATGAGAFTQMEKRAFGIADDIYEAGLFFAYMAFVPFCEAGVMDSLSLQRLLENTFQLDLEATREYCLADDRLVNAVEFLDLGDGAGWELLQAMLNADFRKRPTAEAVLNHRFMTGAVL; this is encoded by the exons ATGGTTGTGGTGGTTCCTCTTGATTGCCTCTCTTTTCAGCATTGTCTTCGCAATCGCACAACCCATTTGCCCCTCTCCTCCAgattcaccaccaccaccaccacctctctCTGCTTCCACTCTCCCATAATTCAAGCCAAGTTGCCTTTTTTCACCAATTCCGACTCCTTTCAAGTGGGTCGACCCATTGGCACTTATGGCTTCATCAACGTCACCAG CTACTCTGCCTTTCCCTCTGGGCCTGGCACTGACTATTCTCTTGAAGACTTGGGAGGACTGAAGACTCAAGATGTTGGAGAAGGCAATGTCAAAATCAG GCTCTACGAAGGGAGGGTTTCTCGGGGTCCACTTACTGGAACTCCGGTAACTTTTAAG GTTTATCCTGGAAGGCGAGCTGGGGGAGTCGTGGCTGATGCACTCGCTGCAAATGAGTTGAATACACACTTGTTTCTTCAG AGCAGTTCTAAAGGTATTGGTCAGAATCTTGTGCTGCTTGTAGGTGGGTTTGAAACAACGACTGGAGAGCAG TGGCTTGCATTTCGTGATGATGGGAAATATAACGCTGCAGACTATGCAAAACTTGCAAGTGAGAGGGTATCGAGAGATCGAGAAGGGTCATCCTGGAATCCCTTTGAGCAAGGACTGACAACCAAAAGGAGacaaaattttatcataaagatGCTCCAAGGTGTCATGAAGGGTCTAGCTTACTTGCATGACCACGATAGGTTGCACCAGAGTCTAGGACCGTTTTCTGTGGTTCTCAA CACAATTTCAGAAAGAGAAGGTTCTTATTTGATTCCAAGACTCCGAGATCTAGCATTTTCTGTTAATGTCAG GTACACAGAACTAGATGATTCGGGACAACTTGTGGAGGGGCTTTGGAGAAGAGCAACAGGTGCTGGTGCATTCACACAAATGGAGAAAAGAGCTTTTGGAATAGCTGATGACAT ATATGAAGCAGGTCTTTTTTTTGCATACATGGCTTTTGTTCCATTTTGTGAGGCTGGTGTAATGGATAGCCTTTCCTTGCAA AGGCTTTTGGAGAACACTTTCCAACTTGATCTTGAAGCAACACGAGA GTATTGTCTAGCAGATGACAGATTAGTAAACGCTGTCGAGTTCCTGGATCTAGGCGATGGCGCTGGTTGGGAGTTACTTCAG GCAATGCTTAATGCTGACTTTCGAAAAAGACCAACTGCTGAGGCTGTCCTCAATCATCGGTTTATGACTGGGGCAGTCCTTTGA
- the LOC114375012 gene encoding uncharacterized protein LOC114375012 isoform X2: MASSTSPDLGGLKTQDVGEGNVKIRLYEGRVSRGPLTGTPVTFKVYPGRRAGGVVADALAANELNTHLFLQSSSKGIGQNLVLLVGGFETTTGEQWLAFRDDGKYNAADYAKLASERVSRDREGSSWNPFEQGLTTKRRQNFIIKMLQGVMKGLAYLHDHDRLHQSLGPFSVVLNTISEREGSYLIPRLRDLAFSVNVRYTELDDSGQLVEGLWRRATGAGAFTQMEKRAFGIADDIYEAGLFFAYMAFVPFCEAGVMDSLSLQRLLENTFQLDLEATREYCLADDRLVNAVEFLDLGDGAGWELLQAMLNADFRKRPTAEAVLNHRFMTGAVL, encoded by the exons ATGGCTTCATCAACGTCACCAG ACTTGGGAGGACTGAAGACTCAAGATGTTGGAGAAGGCAATGTCAAAATCAG GCTCTACGAAGGGAGGGTTTCTCGGGGTCCACTTACTGGAACTCCGGTAACTTTTAAG GTTTATCCTGGAAGGCGAGCTGGGGGAGTCGTGGCTGATGCACTCGCTGCAAATGAGTTGAATACACACTTGTTTCTTCAG AGCAGTTCTAAAGGTATTGGTCAGAATCTTGTGCTGCTTGTAGGTGGGTTTGAAACAACGACTGGAGAGCAG TGGCTTGCATTTCGTGATGATGGGAAATATAACGCTGCAGACTATGCAAAACTTGCAAGTGAGAGGGTATCGAGAGATCGAGAAGGGTCATCCTGGAATCCCTTTGAGCAAGGACTGACAACCAAAAGGAGacaaaattttatcataaagatGCTCCAAGGTGTCATGAAGGGTCTAGCTTACTTGCATGACCACGATAGGTTGCACCAGAGTCTAGGACCGTTTTCTGTGGTTCTCAA CACAATTTCAGAAAGAGAAGGTTCTTATTTGATTCCAAGACTCCGAGATCTAGCATTTTCTGTTAATGTCAG GTACACAGAACTAGATGATTCGGGACAACTTGTGGAGGGGCTTTGGAGAAGAGCAACAGGTGCTGGTGCATTCACACAAATGGAGAAAAGAGCTTTTGGAATAGCTGATGACAT ATATGAAGCAGGTCTTTTTTTTGCATACATGGCTTTTGTTCCATTTTGTGAGGCTGGTGTAATGGATAGCCTTTCCTTGCAA AGGCTTTTGGAGAACACTTTCCAACTTGATCTTGAAGCAACACGAGA GTATTGTCTAGCAGATGACAGATTAGTAAACGCTGTCGAGTTCCTGGATCTAGGCGATGGCGCTGGTTGGGAGTTACTTCAG GCAATGCTTAATGCTGACTTTCGAAAAAGACCAACTGCTGAGGCTGTCCTCAATCATCGGTTTATGACTGGGGCAGTCCTTTGA
- the LOC114377066 gene encoding heat stress transcription factor A-1b-like, giving the protein MEGASRNGSVCVAPFLSKTYDMVDDPSTDSVVSWGKNNNTFVVWNVPQFTTDILPKHFKHNNFSSFVRQLNTYGFRKVDPDRWEFANEGFLRGEKQLLKSISRRKSAHVNGSQQPSQVHKSAVRACVEVGKFGFEEEVERLKRDKNVLMQELVRLRQKQQGTDNQLKNVGQRVQSMEQRQQQMMSFLAKAMQSPCFIAQFVQQQNESSKHIPGSNKKRRLQRQEEDSLATKDLHSSLEGHTVKYQSSINEAAKALFLQILQINNSTTQSSIKSPDVFLIDDVPSAIASDSSSSSTQVSNVMVPPISELTSMEVGSQFPLNCMPSNISELQSSPAVLGFCRNQGMETESSLLNHDLNVMGADTRNMGEIDMMSTVLDEADEANHFSPDTDGISKLPEISDEFWELLLRPSPLTEGTEETKCSSLGCGLTDDQGLPSEMENKQENFDKILHVDHLTQQMGLHALDY; this is encoded by the exons ATGGAGGGAGCATCGAGGAATGGTAGTGTTTGTGTGGCACCGTTTCTGAGCAAGACATACGACATGGTCGATGATCCTTCCACCGACTCGGTGGTGTCGTGGGGCAAAAACAACAACACCTTCGTTGTTTGGAACGTTCCCCAATTCACCACAGACATCTTGCCCAAACATTTTAAGCACAACAACTTCTCCAGCTTCGTCAGACAGTTGAATACTTAT GGTTTCAGAAAGGTTGACCCAGATCGATGGGAATTTGCAAATGAAGGATTTTTAAGAGGTgaaaaacaacttttaaaaagtatCAGTAGGCGGAAATCTGCTCATGTAAATGGTAGTCAACAACCATCTCAAGTGCATAAATCAGCTGTTAGAGCATGTGTTGAAGTGGGGAAATTTGGGTTTGAGGAAGAGGTGGAAAGACTGAAAAGGGATAAGAATGTTCTTATGCAGGAACTTGTTAGGTTGAGACAGAAACAGCAAGGGACTGATAACCAATTGAAAAATGTTGGGCAACGTGTGCAGTCAATGGAGCAGCGTCAGCAGCAAATGATGTCATTCCTGGCAAAGGCTATGCAGAGCCCATGCTTCATAGCTCAATTTGTTCAGCAGCAGAATGAAAGTAGTAAACATATCCCTGGGAGCAATAAAAAGAGGAGGCTCCAGCGACAAGAAGAAGATAGTTTAGCCACCAAGGATCTCCATAGTTCTCTTGAAGGACACACTGTCAAGTATCAGAGTTCCATAAATGAGGCTGCAAAAGCATTATTTCTCCAGATATTGCAAATAAACAATTCTACAACACAATCATCAATTAAGAGCCCTGATGTTTTCCTTATTGATGATGTTCCTTCTGCCATTGCATCAGATAGCAGTAGTTCATCCACTCAGGTTTCTAATGTGATGGTTCCACCTATATCTGAGCTGACATCTATGGAAGTAGGATCACAGTTTCCTCTCAATTGTATGCCCAGTAACATATCTGAGTTGCAGTCTTCGCCTGCTGTTTTGGGTTTCTGTAGAAATCAAGGGATGGAGACAGAAAGCAGTTTATTGAATCATGATCTGAATGTTATGGGGGCTGATACTAGGAACATGGGGGAGATAGATATGATGTCAACTGTTTTAGATGAGGCAGATGAAGCTAATCATTTTTCACCTGACACAGATGGAATTTCTAAACTCCCAGAAATCAGTGATGAATTCTGGGAACTTCTTTTAAGGCCAAGCCCACTTACAGAAGGCACAGAGGAAACTAAATGTAGCTCTCTAGGATGTGGTTTGACTGATGATCAGGGTTTGCCTTCAGAAATGGAAAATAAGCAGGAAAATTTTGATAAGATACTACATGTTGACCATCTTACTCAACAGATGGGACTACATGCATTGGATTACTAA
- the LOC114375013 gene encoding histone acetyltransferase MCC1-like produces the protein MVKPKVSTQPKICYRPIRPSDLDILEHIHGRLFPIRYESTFFHDVVNGRDIVSWGAVDSSRPDGQSDELIGFVTARIVLAKESEIVDMLGYDSAKSDQTLVYVLTLGVVEAYRSLGVASSLIREVIKYASSIPTCRAVYLHVISYNNPAINLYKKMSFKCVRRLQGFYLINGQHYDSFLFLYYVNGGRSPCSPLELLTAIVSYMRCGFKSVAARLCKNGGRKITRRAKCKESHSLVSATPNKRNMAVECSGYECV, from the exons ATGGTAAAACCAAAAGTGTCTACTCAACCAAAAATATGCTACAGGCCTATTCGACCTTCTGACCTGGACATTTTAGAGCATATCCATGGCAGATTATTTCCCATCAG GTACGAATCTACTTTTTTCCATGATGTGGTAAATGGACGTGACATTGTGTCATGGGGAGCTGTTGACAGCAGTCGGCCGGATGGTCAAAGTGATGAACTCATTGGATTTGTAACAGCAAGGATTGTTCTTGCAAAAGAAAGTGAG ATAGTGGATATGCTTGGATATGACTCAGCTAAATCTGACCAAACTTTAGTCTATGTTCTGACGCTTGGAGTAGTGGAAGCATATAGAAGTCTTGGAGTAG CTTCTTCTCTGATTCGGGAGGTCATAAAATATGCTTCAAGTATTCCAACCTGCCGAGCTGTCTACTTGCATGTAATCTCTTACAATAACCCTGCAATCAATTTGTACAAGAAAATGTCTTTCAAGTGTGTGAGAAGGTTGCAGggattttatttaatcaatggCCAACATTATGATTCGTTCTTATTCTTGTACTATGTAAATGGGGGACGGTCTCCTTGCTCACCATT AGAGCTTCTCACTGCAATAGTAAGCTACATGAGGTGTGGCTTTAAGTCAGTGGCAGCAAGGCTGTGCAAGAACGGAGGCAGGAAGATCACAAGGCGGGCAAAGTGTAAAGAAAGTCATTCTCTTGTGTCAGCAACACCCAACAAAAGAAACATGGCAGTCGAATGTTCTGGTTATGAGTGtgtttaa